The following is a genomic window from Microvirga ossetica.
GTTGAACTGGTGTCGGACCTTGCAAGGAAGCGAGCAGATGGTGTGATCGTCGATCCAGACGGTGAGACACTCCGCACATGACTGTGGTCTGGCGAGGCCGCGGTGCTGTTAAAGCGCTTTTGATCTGGACTTGAATCGCTTCGGGTGGTCTGTGCGTTGACTGGGATATGGCCCGGGAGGCAAACCATGCCCCAGCCCTATTCTCCTGATCTGCGTGAGCGTGTTCTTGTCGCCTGTGCGCGTGGCGACCTTCCTCAGGTTGAGATTGCCCGCCGCTTCCAGGTCTGCCCCGCCACCGTCTCGAACTGGCGCCGCCAAGAGCGCGAGGAGGGCCGACGCTGTCCCAAGCCGCACAGCGGCGGCGTGCCCTCGCGCCTGGATGCAGCAGCTCTGGAGGTGCTGCGTCAGCTCGTGGCCGAAGACAATGACGCGCTGCTGCGCGAGTACCGCGAGCGCCTGGCCGAGCGAACGGGCGTGACGGTGTGTCTGGCGGTGATCTGCGAGGCGCTCAAGCGGCTCAAGCTGCGTCCGAAA
Proteins encoded in this region:
- a CDS encoding helix-turn-helix domain-containing protein; translated protein: MPQPYSPDLRERVLVACARGDLPQVEIARRFQVCPATVSNWRRQEREEGRRCPKPHSGGVPSRLDAAALEVLRQLVAEDNDALLREYRERLAERTGVTVCLAVICEALKRLKLRPKKRPFGRPSRSGPRLPPSARPIASR